A window of the Serinus canaria isolate serCan28SL12 chromosome 27, serCan2020, whole genome shotgun sequence genome harbors these coding sequences:
- the LOC103825768 gene encoding feather keratin Cos2-2-like isoform X1, which yields MVEGKSKSCHAIPRDLSIHLGSCRNIVTLTAQTVGPEALWGKDKRQPNWWLSQPLLSPPSPWNQVQRQAPDMSCSEKCQQCQPCDPCCQSCGPCPLASSCNECCVRQCQSSHVVIEPPAVLVTLPGPILSSFPQNTAVGSSTSAAVGSILSSQGVPISSGGFDISCITNCCAGSRCCRPC from the exons ATGGTAGAGGGAAAATCCAAGTCATGCCATGCCATTCCCAGAGATCTTTCCATTCATTTGGGATCATGCAGGAATATCGTCACCTTGACAGCACAAACTGTGGGCCCTGAGGCACTGTGGGGCAAGGATAAAAGGCAGCCAAACTGGTGGCTCTCTCAACCACTTCTGTCACCTCCTTCTCCTTGGAATCAG gtGCAGCGCCAGGCTCCAGACATGTCCTGCTCTGAgaagtgccagcagtgccagccctgcgATCCTTGCTGCCAGTCCTGCGGCCCCTGCCcgctggccagcagctgcaatgagtgctgtgtcaggcagtgccagagctcccaCGTTGTCATTGAGCcgcctgctgtgctggtgaccctgcctggccccatcctcagctccttcccacagaacACCGCCGTGGgatcctccacctctgctgctgttggcagcatcctcagctctcagggagtgcccatcagctctgggggcttTGACATCTCCTGCATCACCaactgctgtgctggcagcagatgCTGTCGTCCCTGCTAA
- the LOC127059076 gene encoding feather keratin Cos2-2-like: MSCSEKCQQCQPCDPCCQSCGPCPLASSCNECCVRQCQSSHVVIEPPAVLVTLPGPILSSFPQNTAVGSSTSAAVGSILSSQGVPISSGGFDISCITNCCAGSRCCRPC; this comes from the coding sequence ATGTCCTGCTCTGAgaagtgccagcagtgccagccctgcgATCCTTGCTGCCAGTCCTGCGGCCCCTGCCcgctggccagcagctgcaatgagtgctgtgtcaggcagtgccagagctcccaCGTTGTCATTGAGCcgcctgctgtgctggtgaccctgcctggccccatcctcagctccttcccacagaacACCGCCGTGGgatcctccacctctgctgctgttggcagcatCCTCAGCTCTCAGGGAGTGCCCATCAGCTCTGGAGGCTTTGACATCTCCTGCATCACCaactgctgtgctggcagcagatgCTGTCGTCCCTGCTAA
- the LOC103825768 gene encoding feather keratin Cos2-2-like isoform X2 — MPALRRSVREGLGMRNIVTLTAQTVGPEALWGKDKRQPNWWLSQPLLSPPSPWNQVQRQAPDMSCSEKCQQCQPCDPCCQSCGPCPLASSCNECCVRQCQSSHVVIEPPAVLVTLPGPILSSFPQNTAVGSSTSAAVGSILSSQGVPISSGGFDISCITNCCAGSRCCRPC, encoded by the exons ATGCCAGCACTCAGAAGAAGTGTCCGTGAGGGATTGGGAATGAG GAATATCGTCACCTTGACAGCACAAACTGTGGGCCCTGAGGCACTGTGGGGCAAGGATAAAAGGCAGCCAAACTGGTGGCTCTCTCAACCACTTCTGTCACCTCCTTCTCCTTGGAATCAG gtGCAGCGCCAGGCTCCAGACATGTCCTGCTCTGAgaagtgccagcagtgccagccctgcgATCCTTGCTGCCAGTCCTGCGGCCCCTGCCcgctggccagcagctgcaatgagtgctgtgtcaggcagtgccagagctcccaCGTTGTCATTGAGCcgcctgctgtgctggtgaccctgcctggccccatcctcagctccttcccacagaacACCGCCGTGGgatcctccacctctgctgctgttggcagcatcctcagctctcagggagtgcccatcagctctgggggcttTGACATCTCCTGCATCACCaactgctgtgctggcagcagatgCTGTCGTCCCTGCTAA